A single window of Gemmatimonadota bacterium DNA harbors:
- a CDS encoding phage Gp37/Gp68 family protein — translation MSRKSTIEWTNSTWNPVTGCTKVSAGCDHCYAERLSERFRGVKENPFETGFDLTLRPERLEQPKHWRRPQLIFVNSMSDLFHKDIPTQYIHRVFDTMEYADWHIYQVLTKRSSLMRDFVHQRYESLSAPPHIWLGVSIEDAAAMTRLRHLKQTNASTRFVSFEPLLGALGSLDLTDIHWVIAGGESGPGARPVKVEWLRELRDKCQAQHVAFFFKQWGGRTPKAGGNTLDGRQWQEYPDIEYDQSDETRST, via the coding sequence ATGTCGCGCAAAAGCACCATTGAGTGGACCAATAGCACCTGGAACCCGGTCACTGGCTGCACAAAAGTGAGTGCAGGTTGTGATCATTGTTATGCCGAGCGATTATCGGAGCGTTTCCGCGGCGTCAAGGAAAACCCTTTTGAAACGGGTTTTGACCTCACGCTTCGTCCCGAACGCCTTGAGCAACCCAAGCACTGGCGGCGTCCACAACTCATCTTTGTCAATTCGATGAGCGATCTATTCCATAAGGACATACCAACTCAGTACATCCATCGCGTATTTGATACGATGGAGTATGCGGATTGGCACATCTATCAAGTGCTGACCAAACGCAGTTCGCTGATGCGCGATTTTGTCCATCAACGCTATGAGAGCCTATCCGCCCCACCACATATCTGGCTCGGTGTCTCTATCGAAGACGCTGCGGCCATGACACGCCTGCGGCACTTAAAACAAACCAACGCCTCAACGCGCTTTGTTTCATTCGAACCGTTGCTCGGTGCACTTGGTTCGTTGGACCTTACAGATATTCATTGGGTAATCGCTGGAGGTGAGAGCGGACCAGGAGCGCGTCCGGTTAAAGTAGAGTGGCTACGTGAATTACGCGATAAATGTCAGGCGCAACACGTCGCTTTCTTCTTCAAGCAGTGGGGAGGGCGCACGCCCAAGGCTGGTGGCAACACGCTGGACGGGCGACAATGGCAGGAATATCCCGATATAGAGTACGATCAATCCGATGAGACGCGCTCAACCTGA
- a CDS encoding DUF2442 domain-containing protein encodes MNPYVKQVRPLEDYQLELIFENGEQRIFDVKPYLKRGVFVRLQNRATFQAVRVVAGSVEWSGELDLSYDTLYLESQPTAIAPEVLQRQ; translated from the coding sequence ATGAATCCCTATGTCAAGCAAGTACGCCCACTCGAAGATTATCAACTGGAATTAATATTTGAGAATGGCGAACAGCGTATATTCGATGTGAAGCCCTATCTAAAACGCGGCGTCTTTGTGCGCCTTCAGAATCGCGCCACCTTCCAGGCGGTTCGTGTAGTAGCAGGTTCCGTGGAGTGGTCAGGCGAGTTAGACCTGAGTTATGACACACTCTATCTGGAGAGCCAGCCAACTGCTATTGCGCCCGAAGTTCTCCAAAGACAATAA
- a CDS encoding AAA family ATPase — translation MLKRLQIRNFRGFNALKIDQLSGINLIAGKNNSGKTSLLEAIFLLAGAGNAQMAINNNIIRGLKPSEISTGNPFWKQLFSNLDMGRAIEIKGARPSRAQLTLKISSEPQPTAEIPVDSTNGTSATNLFDERSLVFRYRGSAASKQVESHIRMNEQGFEVNQPVIDVPFIAIILLSRIRNIQEDAIRLGKLRQQKKGDMLLKALQVVEPRLQSIEDNSSSGIPLIWGDIGLSELVPLSVMGEGMTQIARLVLAIASAPDGAVLVDEVENGIHHSVLPDVWRVIDEAAKQSSTQIFATTHSFECIEAAHQALGSNGFLLHRLEVSDAESSCVTVKPNGISAAIRHGLEVR, via the coding sequence ATGTTGAAACGCTTGCAGATACGAAATTTTCGCGGCTTCAACGCACTCAAAATTGACCAATTGAGCGGCATTAACCTCATTGCCGGAAAAAATAATTCCGGCAAGACCAGTTTACTCGAAGCAATCTTTCTGCTGGCTGGAGCCGGAAACGCACAAATGGCAATAAATAACAATATTATTAGAGGCCTAAAACCAAGCGAAATTTCGACTGGTAATCCTTTCTGGAAACAACTCTTTTCCAATCTGGACATGGGACGTGCTATTGAGATCAAAGGAGCTCGACCATCACGCGCTCAATTAACATTGAAGATCTCCTCAGAACCACAGCCTACTGCTGAAATTCCAGTTGATAGTACGAATGGAACTTCAGCCACAAACCTTTTTGATGAACGTTCACTCGTATTTCGATATCGCGGTTCTGCTGCAAGTAAACAGGTTGAAAGCCATATACGTATGAATGAACAAGGGTTTGAGGTCAATCAGCCTGTTATAGATGTCCCCTTTATTGCAATAATTCTCTTGTCTCGAATCAGGAATATCCAAGAAGATGCCATAAGGCTGGGAAAATTGAGACAGCAGAAAAAGGGAGATATGCTCTTAAAAGCACTACAAGTTGTCGAGCCGAGGCTGCAAAGCATCGAGGACAATTCCTCCAGCGGTATACCCTTAATCTGGGGAGACATCGGATTGTCCGAACTGGTACCGCTATCCGTAATGGGCGAAGGCATGACCCAAATTGCCCGCCTTGTTTTGGCCATAGCTTCTGCACCGGATGGTGCCGTTCTGGTAGATGAAGTGGAGAATGGGATTCACCACTCCGTATTACCCGATGTCTGGCGGGTCATTGATGAAGCGGCTAAACAGTCCAGCACACAGATATTTGCGACTACGCATAGTTTTGAATGTATAGAAGCGGCGCATCAAGCCCTTGGCTCTAACGGCTTTCTCCTACACCGCCTCGAAGTCAGTGATGCGGAGAGTAGCTGTGTCACCGTTAAGCCAAATGGAATCAGTGCTGCGATTCGACACGGGCTTGAGGTACGCTAA
- a CDS encoding HNH endonuclease, which produces MTDPDKHIRAAAFVAIEKISRQWGGQVPWDAIRTGFQVGGEGVLFANKVTGIFKPKQMSAALSIKTTVPRTGRSRWYRDQDLDSNLDHDTGLIRYDLARGGSNNLTNQALLAARRRGAPLIYFMGLAPATYLPIFPIWIKEFKQEEGYVLLTTDDFEIPGVRSSNIIRDSIVASYSPTTTRTRIHQAKFSFRTKTAYEWRCAFSGLPVRELLVGAHIVPDAEGGPPSIQNGICMSALHHIAFDSHLISVDPDFRVHVSSQLHNQEDGDLLVALKDLDGTELRLPREREDWPNRDFLERRFESFRNSSP; this is translated from the coding sequence ATGACCGATCCAGATAAACATATTCGTGCTGCAGCATTCGTCGCCATTGAAAAAATTTCGCGGCAGTGGGGCGGACAAGTTCCCTGGGACGCAATCAGGACAGGTTTCCAGGTGGGCGGCGAAGGTGTGCTGTTCGCCAACAAGGTGACAGGTATCTTCAAGCCGAAGCAGATGAGTGCCGCTCTCAGCATCAAGACGACAGTCCCTCGCACCGGAAGGTCGCGATGGTACCGCGATCAGGATCTCGATTCGAACCTGGACCACGATACCGGCCTGATTCGTTATGACCTCGCACGCGGCGGATCGAATAACCTGACCAACCAAGCACTGTTAGCCGCAAGGCGGCGAGGCGCACCGCTTATCTACTTTATGGGGCTTGCGCCAGCCACGTATCTACCAATATTTCCGATCTGGATCAAAGAGTTCAAGCAGGAAGAAGGATACGTGCTATTGACGACAGACGACTTTGAGATTCCCGGAGTCAGATCATCTAACATAATCCGAGATAGTATTGTAGCTTCCTATTCCCCGACAACAACACGCACCAGAATCCACCAGGCTAAGTTTAGCTTTCGCACCAAAACGGCATACGAATGGAGATGCGCTTTCAGCGGATTACCGGTACGCGAACTGCTGGTCGGTGCCCATATTGTACCCGATGCCGAAGGTGGTCCTCCTTCGATTCAGAATGGGATCTGCATGTCTGCACTGCACCATATCGCCTTCGATTCTCATTTGATCAGTGTTGATCCCGATTTTCGGGTCCATGTGTCGTCGCAGTTGCACAATCAAGAAGATGGCGATCTGTTGGTAGCTCTCAAAGACCTCGATGGAACTGAACTCCGGCTTCCGAGAGAACGGGAAGACTGGCCAAATCGCGATTTTCTGGAGCGTCGATTCGAGTCCTTTCGAAATTCATCCCCATAA
- a CDS encoding TolC family protein yields MITHSPWHYFALCLALMTACASAPRVQQSPVQPPQTYQTETATTTPADTLWWATFNDSGLDSLIAQALAYNHNLHAAAARLKAARAQAKMAGAPLYPQLSAGSSGLRRKQNFIGFPIPGQAPGEVLSNTNTTYGVSINAAWEIDLWGRLGASAAAAQATYQATQAMYRGARMSLAAQTAKAWFATIEARRQLELAQATYENSLTSHKQVRTRYERGVRPSLDMRQSQSELALSQDRLHQREQRYEMAIRQLEVLIGRYPSGTFAIADDLPQVPQPVPAGLPADLISRRPDLIAVERQFAASQANHKAAKRLRYPRISLTASGGTSSDALDNLLNGDFSVWSLIANLTQPLFQGGRIQGNIDLARSRETEAAAIFAQTVLQAYSEVENALSSEAHLAKRQTALETAAEQASEARRLAEDRYYRGLIDLLTVLQTRNTAYLAESQLLVVRQQRLQTRIDLHLALGGGFPNRETITTP; encoded by the coding sequence GACAGAAACCGCCACAACAACACCTGCTGACACCCTCTGGTGGGCGACATTTAACGATAGCGGTCTCGACAGCTTAATCGCGCAAGCACTCGCATACAACCACAACCTGCACGCTGCTGCAGCGCGTCTCAAAGCCGCACGCGCACAGGCCAAAATGGCTGGCGCACCCCTGTACCCGCAACTCAGCGCGGGATCATCGGGATTGAGACGCAAACAAAACTTCATCGGATTTCCCATCCCCGGTCAGGCGCCTGGAGAGGTACTCTCAAACACCAACACCACCTATGGCGTTTCCATCAATGCCGCGTGGGAAATCGACCTCTGGGGACGGCTCGGCGCAAGTGCTGCGGCTGCACAGGCCACCTATCAGGCAACACAGGCCATGTACCGGGGCGCGCGCATGTCACTGGCGGCACAAACCGCCAAAGCGTGGTTTGCCACCATCGAAGCCAGGCGCCAACTCGAACTCGCACAGGCAACATACGAAAACAGCCTCACCAGCCACAAACAAGTACGAACGCGCTACGAACGCGGGGTGCGCCCCTCGCTCGACATGCGCCAGAGCCAATCTGAACTCGCGCTATCACAAGACCGCCTGCACCAGCGCGAACAACGCTATGAAATGGCCATTCGCCAACTCGAAGTGCTCATCGGGCGCTATCCCTCAGGCACATTCGCCATTGCCGACGACCTTCCCCAGGTACCACAGCCAGTGCCCGCGGGCCTTCCGGCAGATCTCATTTCCCGACGCCCCGACCTCATTGCAGTAGAACGCCAATTTGCTGCGTCTCAGGCCAATCACAAAGCCGCCAAACGCCTGCGTTATCCACGCATCAGCCTGACCGCTTCGGGCGGAACCAGCAGCGACGCATTGGACAATCTGCTCAATGGAGACTTCAGCGTGTGGAGCCTGATCGCCAACCTCACACAACCCCTCTTCCAGGGCGGGCGCATACAGGGCAATATCGATCTGGCCAGGTCCAGAGAAACCGAAGCCGCCGCAATATTTGCCCAAACCGTTTTGCAAGCATATAGCGAAGTTGAAAATGCACTCTCATCAGAAGCACATCTGGCAAAACGCCAGACCGCTCTGGAAACCGCCGCTGAACAGGCGAGTGAAGCACGCCGACTGGCAGAAGATAGATATTACAGAGGGCTTATAGACCTCTTGACCGTGCTTCAAACGCGCAACACGGCTTACCTGGCCGAAAGCCAATTGCTCGTTGTGCGCCAGCAACGACTCCAGACGCGCATTGACCTTCACCTCGCATTGGGCGGCGGATTTCCCAACCGCGAAACCATAACAACACCATAA